A single window of Oncorhynchus clarkii lewisi isolate Uvic-CL-2024 chromosome 10, UVic_Ocla_1.0, whole genome shotgun sequence DNA harbors:
- the LOC139418677 gene encoding ras-related protein Rab-39B yields the protein MEAIWLYQFRLIVIGDSTVGKSCLIRRFTEGRFAQVSDPTVGVDFFSRLVEIEPGKRIKLQIWDTAGQERFRSITRAYYRNSVGGLLLFDITNRRSFQNVHEWLEEARSHVQPHSIVFLLVGHKCDLESQRQVSQQEAEKLAGAYGMRYVETSARDAINVEKAFTELTQDIFELVKSGDINIQEGWEGVKSGFVPNVVHSSEEVTKSDRRCLC from the exons ATGGAAGCGATATGGCTGTACCAGTTTCGACTCATCGTCATTGGGGACTCGACAGTAGGAAAGTCGTGCCTGATCCGGCGATTCACCGAGGGACGCTTTGCGCAGGTGTCCGACCCCACAGTCGGTGTAGACTTCTTCTCAAGGCTAGTGGAGATAGAGCCAGGGAAACGCATTAAACTTCAAATCTGGGACACTGCTGGACAAGAGCGATTCAG GTCTATTACCAGGGCGTACTACCGCAACTCTGTTGGTGGGCTACTGCTGTTTGACATCACCAACCGTCGCTCCTTCCAGAATGTGCATGAGTGGCTGGAGGAGGCCCGCAGTCATGTCCAACCTCACAGTATCGTCTTCCTGTTGGTGGGTCACAAGTGTGACCTGGAGTCCCAGAGGCAGGTGAGCCAGCAGGAGGCTGAGAAGCTGGCAGGTGCCTATGGCATGCGCTATGTGGAGACATCGGCTCGCGACGCCATCAACGTGGAAAAGGCCTTCACTGAGCTAACGCAGGACATCTTTGAGCTCGTGAAGAGCGGTGACATCAACATCCAGGAGGGTTGGGAGGGGGTGAAGAGTGGCTTTGTGCCCAATGTGGTGCACTCCTCAGAAGAGGTCACCAAGAGTGACCGCCGGTGCCTCTGCTGA
- the LOC139418678 gene encoding ras-related protein Rab-38-like translates to MGCQTMPQEHLFKVLVIGDLGVGKTSIIKRHVHQIFSQHYRATIGVDFALKVLHWDSDTVIRLQLWDIAGQERYGNMTRVYYREAVGALVVFDVTRASTFDAVLKWKDDLDSKVTLSHGKPVPAVLLANKSDQVCSQQPRLDTFCRENGFVGWFETSAKENTNIEAAARCLVEHILANEESTVLDSDPDVQVLPGFNSSVKERVRCGSCNKF, encoded by the exons ATGGGCTGTCAGACCATGCCGCAGGAGCATTTGTTCAAAGTTCTCGTTATAGGCGACCTTGGGGTCGGGAAAACGTCAATCATCAAGCGTCATGTCCATCAGATCTTTTCTCAACATTATCGCGCAACTATTGGTGTCGATTTTGCGCTCAAAGTTCTGCACTGGGACAGTGACACCGTTATACGACTACAGCTTTGGGATATTGCCG GACAAGAACGCTATGGAAATATGACTCGTGTGTATTATCGGGAGGCCGTGGGAGCTCTGGTGGTGTTCGACGTGACCCGCGCCTCCACATTTGATGCCGTGCTCAAGTGGAAGGACGATCTGGACTCTAAGGTCACCCTGAGTCATGGCAAACCTGTCCCAGCTGTGCTGCTGGCCAACAAGTCCGATCAAGTCTGCTCCCAGCAGCCCAGACTGGACACATTCTGCCGGGAAAATGGATTTGTGGGATGGTTTGAGACCTCAGCCAAG GAGAACACTAACATTGAAGCTGCAGCGAGATGTCTGGTTGAACATATCCTGGCCAATGAAGAGAGTACAGTCTTGGATTCAGACCCAGATGTGCAGGTTCTGCCTGGGTTCAACAGCAGTGTTAAAGAAAGAGTTCGCTGTGGATCATGTAACAAATTCTGA